The proteins below are encoded in one region of Shewanella algae:
- a CDS encoding biotin carboxylase N-terminal domain-containing protein, with the protein MTSKKQPANTTQAQTPDPLFLQAEHLAKDFSLFPEHSKQSLSEEIKGLLDDDAIQSNLKSLAQLDVDGYVAKVIQPTQDKNRPGAKRIIADLKGKMIAESHNGPFYSAEIELNFGGRNRRIGFIAQERTTANGAWMPEHHLQACEAIRHFAELSMPIVYLIDTPGADAGEVANSHNQAHSISKAIAESANVDVPTLGIVIGAGYSGGAIPLAAANILLSLRDGIFNTIQPQGLQSIARKYNLSWQECAKSVGVSPEELYTSGCIDGIVDFSPYDRDERQHNLRRAIISAIEAIERAAVQFVKESDDLREHYDRSLKRFLEPSKSLKALESNAEMSVAISPTMHLNLFGSAYRYLRYLTLRSRIHSISMDQYGRLSKVSVPEGDLLARIQKEQEKVFQAWLSSPDKLVYDEELNKLWSNFISKRDDVSTERNMLTRLILGEPKENYKKARKALLFNIGWSLYHRWKSNAANNFKGLIHYLETLPAEVTQAPWPELNQLTVLDVVVNEELREDFIWQCYNILIFNALYDNVVGNLASIAKEAMMAKSLSRQSVDGLLHKSIDRAISTQDTANDKSKFYKWLKYFMSQSNRAELLTKTEQWKSVGFPQLNDSLFVILTYFFERLLPEYFDSEEDKGKYTGAINPVRIGRRKDFWNRLTMGYQDLLIQKVLRDEKKAGNMTWENIIAKFFKNFDEINGDKMSANLLNFPGFRLSIEDALDKGIRPCGLITGLADFEHGGKALRVGVAVSNTAFQAGAFDMASAEKFSALLIECAKRRLPVICFISSGGMQTKEGAAALFSMAVVNDRITRFVRDNELPVLMFGFGDCTGGAQASFVTHPLVQTYYLSGTNMPFAGQMVVPAYLPSTSTLSNYLSKVPGAMNGLVNNPFSTQLDEQLKSIDPLMPMPSAEISDVLTNALSTLVVEVEEVSEEIVQDDPRALMKPIDKVLVHARGCTAVKLIRKAHDNGINVVLVASDPDMTSVPADMLKENDKLVCLGGNTSDESYLNAYSVLKVAEYEQVDALHPGIGFLSESPQFAALCVNNGVNFVGPSVHSMTTMGNKSNAIKTSQAQNVPVVPGSHGILTNAEQAVNVANEIGYPVLLKAVQGGGGKGIQVVKRPEDMIGLFQKTSTEAAAAFGNGDLYLEKYVTSLRHIEVQLLRDKFGNTKVLGLRDCSVQRNNQKVIEESGSTMLPEELKQRVMEYTRALGDATDYMGAGTVEFIYNLDANEVYFMEMNTRLQVEHPVTEATSGIDIVSAQFDVAAGRSIEDLQPQEIGYAMEVRVTAEKAALDSQGILQLVPNPGLITECVMPERDDVEIISIAADGKEVSPYYDSLIAQIIIRGESRDDVIAKMYDYLDQVVIKGIATNIPLLKRILADETFREGVYDTNYLPRLMAELDIPALIAEMEAAAETQGVDTESLRVGESNELKVLAQGAGIFYTSPAPGEADFVKEGDIVTVDQTLALTEAMKMFSQVTLAGFNRKGAELYPEDKKYRIERILNSNGQQVSQGDLLFVVSPVED; encoded by the coding sequence ATGACCAGCAAGAAGCAGCCCGCAAACACGACTCAAGCCCAGACTCCGGATCCCCTGTTTCTGCAGGCGGAGCATTTGGCTAAGGATTTTTCGCTGTTCCCAGAGCACAGCAAACAGAGCCTTTCTGAAGAGATAAAGGGTCTGTTGGATGACGATGCCATCCAGAGTAACTTAAAGTCATTGGCGCAGTTGGATGTGGATGGCTATGTTGCCAAAGTTATCCAGCCTACCCAGGACAAGAACCGCCCAGGTGCCAAGCGAATCATTGCCGATCTGAAAGGCAAGATGATCGCCGAGAGCCACAACGGCCCATTCTACAGCGCCGAAATAGAGCTGAACTTTGGTGGTCGTAACCGCCGAATCGGCTTTATCGCCCAGGAGCGCACCACGGCCAACGGTGCCTGGATGCCGGAGCACCACCTGCAGGCCTGTGAGGCGATTCGTCATTTTGCCGAATTGTCCATGCCTATCGTTTACCTGATTGATACCCCCGGAGCCGATGCCGGTGAGGTGGCCAACAGCCACAACCAGGCGCATTCTATTTCCAAGGCGATTGCCGAGAGTGCCAACGTCGATGTGCCGACTCTGGGTATAGTGATTGGCGCCGGCTACTCGGGTGGTGCTATCCCACTGGCGGCGGCCAATATACTGTTGTCGCTGCGTGATGGTATTTTCAACACCATTCAGCCTCAGGGCTTGCAGAGCATCGCCCGCAAGTACAACCTTTCATGGCAGGAGTGTGCCAAGTCTGTGGGCGTGTCCCCGGAAGAGCTCTATACCTCAGGTTGTATCGACGGCATTGTGGATTTCTCTCCTTATGATCGCGACGAGCGTCAGCACAACCTGCGCCGCGCCATCATCAGCGCCATCGAAGCCATTGAACGTGCCGCAGTGCAGTTTGTAAAAGAATCCGATGACCTGCGCGAACACTATGATCGCAGCCTCAAGCGTTTCCTCGAACCTTCCAAGAGCCTCAAGGCATTGGAGTCCAACGCGGAAATGTCGGTTGCCATCAGCCCGACCATGCACCTTAACCTGTTCGGCAGCGCCTACCGTTATCTGCGTTATTTGACTCTGCGTAGCCGTATTCACTCCATCTCCATGGATCAGTATGGTCGCTTGTCCAAGGTGAGTGTGCCCGAAGGGGATCTGTTGGCCCGGATCCAGAAGGAGCAGGAGAAGGTGTTCCAGGCTTGGCTGTCCAGCCCGGATAAGCTGGTTTACGACGAAGAACTCAACAAGCTGTGGAGTAACTTCATCTCCAAGCGTGATGATGTTTCCACCGAGCGTAACATGCTGACCCGTCTGATCCTGGGTGAGCCGAAAGAGAACTACAAGAAGGCCCGTAAGGCGCTGCTGTTCAACATTGGTTGGTCTTTGTATCACCGTTGGAAGAGTAATGCCGCCAACAACTTCAAGGGGCTTATCCACTATCTGGAAACTCTGCCGGCAGAAGTGACTCAGGCGCCTTGGCCTGAACTGAACCAGCTGACAGTACTGGATGTAGTGGTCAATGAAGAGCTGCGTGAAGACTTCATTTGGCAGTGTTACAACATCCTGATCTTTAACGCGCTGTACGACAATGTCGTGGGTAACCTGGCCTCTATCGCCAAGGAAGCCATGATGGCCAAGAGCCTGTCGCGTCAGTCTGTTGATGGCCTGCTGCACAAGTCTATCGACCGGGCGATTTCCACACAGGATACCGCCAACGACAAGAGCAAGTTCTACAAGTGGCTGAAGTACTTCATGTCACAGTCCAACCGTGCCGAACTGCTGACCAAGACAGAGCAGTGGAAGAGCGTGGGCTTCCCACAGCTGAACGATTCGCTGTTCGTTATCCTGACTTACTTCTTCGAGCGTCTGCTGCCGGAATACTTCGACAGCGAAGAGGATAAGGGCAAGTACACAGGTGCCATTAACCCGGTGCGTATCGGTCGTCGTAAGGACTTCTGGAACCGTTTGACCATGGGTTACCAGGATCTGCTGATCCAGAAGGTGCTGCGTGACGAGAAGAAAGCCGGCAATATGACCTGGGAAAATATCATCGCCAAGTTCTTCAAGAACTTCGATGAGATCAATGGCGACAAGATGTCGGCCAACCTGCTCAACTTCCCGGGCTTCCGTCTCTCTATTGAAGATGCACTCGACAAGGGCATTCGCCCCTGTGGTTTGATCACGGGTCTGGCGGACTTTGAACATGGCGGCAAGGCGCTGCGTGTCGGGGTTGCTGTATCCAACACCGCCTTCCAGGCCGGTGCCTTCGATATGGCCAGTGCCGAGAAGTTCTCTGCGCTGCTTATTGAGTGTGCCAAGCGCAGGCTGCCGGTGATCTGCTTTATCAGCTCCGGCGGTATGCAGACCAAAGAGGGGGCTGCTGCGCTGTTCTCCATGGCCGTGGTGAACGACCGTATTACCCGTTTCGTGCGTGACAACGAATTGCCTGTGCTGATGTTCGGTTTCGGTGACTGTACCGGTGGAGCCCAGGCATCCTTCGTGACTCACCCTCTGGTGCAGACTTATTATCTGTCCGGTACCAATATGCCGTTTGCCGGTCAGATGGTGGTACCAGCTTACCTGCCATCCACTTCGACTCTGTCCAACTACCTGTCCAAGGTGCCCGGGGCGATGAATGGCCTGGTCAACAACCCATTCAGCACTCAGCTCGATGAACAGCTCAAGAGCATAGATCCTCTGATGCCTATGCCAAGCGCCGAGATAAGTGATGTGCTGACCAATGCTCTGTCGACCCTGGTGGTTGAAGTTGAAGAGGTCAGTGAGGAGATAGTACAGGACGATCCTCGTGCCCTGATGAAGCCTATCGACAAGGTGCTGGTACATGCCCGAGGCTGTACTGCGGTGAAACTGATCCGCAAGGCCCACGACAATGGCATTAATGTGGTACTGGTGGCGTCCGATCCTGATATGACTTCGGTTCCCGCCGACATGCTCAAGGAAAACGACAAGCTGGTTTGTCTCGGCGGTAACACTTCCGACGAGTCCTACCTGAACGCTTACTCAGTGTTGAAAGTGGCCGAGTATGAGCAGGTAGACGCACTGCACCCAGGTATCGGCTTCCTGTCGGAAAGCCCACAGTTCGCCGCCCTGTGTGTGAACAACGGCGTGAACTTTGTTGGCCCAAGTGTGCACTCGATGACAACCATGGGTAACAAGTCCAACGCCATCAAGACCTCTCAGGCGCAGAATGTGCCCGTGGTACCAGGCTCTCACGGTATTCTGACCAACGCCGAGCAAGCGGTTAACGTGGCCAACGAAATCGGCTACCCAGTGCTGCTCAAAGCGGTACAAGGTGGTGGCGGTAAGGGTATCCAAGTGGTTAAGCGCCCCGAGGATATGATTGGCCTGTTCCAGAAAACCTCCACCGAAGCGGCTGCCGCCTTTGGTAATGGTGACCTGTACCTGGAAAAATATGTGACTTCACTGCGTCACATCGAAGTCCAGTTGCTGCGTGACAAGTTCGGCAACACCAAGGTACTGGGTCTGCGTGACTGCTCGGTGCAGCGTAACAACCAGAAGGTGATTGAAGAGTCCGGTTCCACCATGCTGCCTGAAGAACTCAAGCAGAGAGTGATGGAATACACCCGTGCTCTGGGTGATGCCACCGACTATATGGGCGCAGGTACCGTTGAGTTCATCTATAACCTGGATGCCAACGAAGTCTACTTCATGGAGATGAATACCCGTCTGCAGGTAGAGCACCCGGTAACCGAAGCGACTTCCGGTATTGATATCGTCAGCGCGCAATTCGATGTGGCAGCCGGTCGCTCCATTGAAGATCTGCAGCCGCAGGAAATTGGCTATGCGATGGAAGTGCGGGTGACAGCCGAGAAGGCTGCTCTGGATAGCCAGGGCATACTGCAGCTGGTGCCAAACCCGGGGCTTATCACTGAGTGCGTGATGCCCGAGCGCGATGATGTGGAAATCATCTCTATCGCGGCCGATGGCAAAGAAGTGTCGCCATACTACGACAGCCTGATTGCCCAGATCATCATCCGCGGTGAAAGCCGGGACGATGTGATTGCCAAGATGTATGACTATCTGGATCAGGTGGTCATCAAGGGGATCGCCACCAACATCCCGCTGCTGAAGCGGATCCTGGCCGACGAGACCTTCCGTGAAGGCGTGTATGACACCAACTATCTGCCGCGCCTGATGGCCGAGCTGGATATCCCAGCCCTGATCGCCGAAATGGAAGCCGCCGCCGAAACTCAAGGTGTGGATACCGAATCGCTGCGTGTGGGTGAGTCCAACGAGCTCAAGGTGTTGGCTCAGGGCGCGGGTATCTTCTATACCTCTCCGGCGCCGGGCGAAGCCGACTTCGTCAAGGAAGGCGACATAGTGACTGTCGATCAAACGCTGGCACTGACCGAAGCGATGAAGATGTTCTCTCAGGTGACACTGGCAGGCTTCAACCGCAAGGGTGCCGAGCTGTATCCAGAGGATAAGAAATACCGCATTGAGCGGATCCTCAACAGCAATGGCCAACAGGTCTCTCAAGGCGATCTGCTGTTTGTGGTCTCCCCTGTGGAAGACTGA
- a CDS encoding LysR family transcriptional regulator: MPDLNGMLLFAAVVRAEGFSQAARETGLPKSTISRKIAQLEQQLGVRLLQRNTRSISLTQVGALFYQHCDSICNEVEAAKATIENTHNDVSGSLRIAIPVSFSQELIANLCSGFMRLYPGVELDVQFTDADVGLVGEGYDIAIKYGPLQPSDLVARLLFERQPILVAGPGYLKSKGTPATPRDLARHDGILLGTSRSAPIWPLGKGSRKTMASFRRRTRVNSAIMVKQLALDDFGIAMLSHSVCKNELASGALVPLLQEWPIEPFKVYGVYSSRRQLATNISVFLDFFTKRFNSQESLQSLMM, translated from the coding sequence ATGCCAGATTTGAATGGGATGCTCCTATTTGCAGCAGTGGTCAGAGCAGAAGGCTTCTCTCAGGCGGCCCGTGAAACCGGCCTGCCAAAGTCTACCATTAGCCGAAAAATCGCCCAACTGGAACAACAGCTTGGGGTCCGTCTGCTGCAACGAAATACCCGCTCAATAAGCCTCACTCAGGTGGGCGCGCTCTTTTATCAACACTGTGACAGCATCTGCAACGAAGTGGAAGCGGCAAAGGCCACAATCGAGAATACCCATAATGATGTTTCCGGTTCATTGCGGATTGCAATCCCGGTTTCATTCAGCCAAGAGTTGATAGCCAATCTCTGCAGCGGCTTTATGCGGCTTTATCCCGGGGTCGAACTGGATGTTCAGTTTACCGATGCCGATGTGGGCTTGGTGGGCGAAGGCTATGATATCGCCATCAAGTATGGCCCGCTGCAGCCTTCGGATCTCGTCGCCAGGCTCCTGTTTGAACGTCAGCCGATTCTGGTGGCTGGCCCCGGCTATCTCAAGTCCAAAGGAACGCCGGCAACCCCAAGAGATCTGGCCCGTCACGATGGTATCTTGCTGGGTACCTCACGCTCGGCCCCCATCTGGCCGCTGGGCAAGGGGAGCCGCAAAACCATGGCCAGCTTCAGGCGCCGCACTCGAGTGAACAGTGCCATCATGGTCAAGCAACTGGCACTGGATGACTTTGGCATCGCCATGTTGTCCCATTCGGTATGCAAGAACGAGCTGGCCAGCGGCGCCCTGGTGCCGCTGCTGCAGGAGTGGCCCATAGAACCCTTCAAGGTCTATGGCGTCTATTCCTCCCGTCGACAACTGGCGACCAATATCAGTGTGTTTCTGGACTTCTTTACCAAGCGCTTCAACAGTCAGGAGTCGCTGCAATCTTTGATGATGTAG
- the blaOXA gene encoding OXA-55 family carbapenem-hydrolyzing class D beta-lactamase, whose translation MNKGLHRKRLSKRLLLPMLLCLLAQQTQAVAAEQTKVCDVGSEVTAEGWQEVRRWDKLFESAGVKGSLLLWDQKRSLGLSNNLSRAAEGFIPASTFKIPSSLIALETGAVRDETSRFSWDGKVREIAAWNRDQSFRTAMKYSVVPVYQQLAREIGPKVMAAMVRQLEYGNQDIGGQADSFWLDGQLRITAFQQVDFLRQLHDNKLPVSERSQRIVKQMMLTEASTDYIIRAKTGYGVRRTPAIGWWVGWLELDDNTVYFAVNLDLASASQLPLRQQLVKQVLKQEQLLP comes from the coding sequence ATGAATAAAGGTTTGCACAGAAAGCGCCTGAGTAAGCGTTTGCTGCTGCCCATGTTGCTGTGTTTATTGGCTCAACAAACGCAGGCTGTGGCAGCTGAGCAGACCAAGGTCTGTGACGTCGGCTCTGAGGTCACGGCCGAGGGGTGGCAAGAGGTACGCCGCTGGGACAAGCTGTTCGAATCCGCCGGTGTTAAAGGCAGTTTACTGCTTTGGGATCAAAAGCGTTCTTTGGGGCTCTCCAACAATCTAAGTCGCGCCGCCGAAGGCTTTATTCCGGCTTCCACCTTCAAGATCCCCTCCAGCCTTATTGCGTTGGAAACCGGGGCGGTGCGCGATGAAACCAGTCGTTTTAGCTGGGACGGAAAGGTTCGTGAAATTGCCGCCTGGAACAGGGACCAGAGTTTTCGCACCGCAATGAAGTACTCTGTGGTGCCTGTATATCAGCAGTTGGCCAGGGAGATAGGCCCCAAAGTGATGGCAGCTATGGTGCGGCAGCTGGAATATGGCAATCAGGATATCGGTGGCCAAGCGGACAGCTTCTGGCTCGACGGCCAACTGAGAATTACAGCATTTCAACAAGTGGATTTTCTAAGGCAACTGCATGACAACAAGTTACCTGTGTCCGAGCGCAGCCAGCGAATTGTCAAACAGATGATGCTGACCGAAGCGAGTACTGACTATATCATTCGTGCCAAGACAGGCTATGGTGTGCGGCGTACGCCGGCCATAGGTTGGTGGGTCGGTTGGTTGGAGTTGGACGACAACACTGTCTATTTCGCCGTTAACCTGGATCTGGCCTCGGCCAGCCAGTTACCGTTGCGCCAACAACTGGTGAAACAGGTGCTCAAGCAGGAACAGCTGCTGCCTTGA
- a CDS encoding SprT family zinc-dependent metalloprotease encodes MLSQLFRSLKNAGTSEYNQAPEPQPEVAASEAQQAVLDAIELCYLKAEAALGRALKRPSVSFALRGRSAGTAHPTENRLRFNPVLLEQNLHTFTHEVVPHEICHLLCFQLHGKTRPHGKEWQSLMRRIYGLAPRTTHSMDISSVKPRTLPYQCGCGVVELSIRRHNKVVRGQAKYQCRRCGQLLSPQPS; translated from the coding sequence ATGCTGAGTCAGTTGTTCAGATCCCTTAAAAACGCCGGCACCTCTGAATACAACCAAGCACCTGAGCCACAGCCTGAAGTTGCCGCTAGTGAGGCGCAGCAGGCCGTGCTCGATGCAATAGAGCTTTGCTATCTCAAGGCGGAGGCCGCCCTGGGCCGAGCGCTAAAGCGCCCTTCGGTCAGCTTTGCCCTGCGAGGCCGCAGCGCCGGTACCGCTCATCCAACCGAGAACCGCTTGCGCTTCAATCCGGTGCTACTGGAGCAAAACCTGCACACCTTCACCCATGAGGTGGTTCCACACGAAATCTGTCACCTGCTCTGTTTCCAACTACATGGCAAGACCCGACCTCATGGCAAGGAGTGGCAGAGCCTGATGCGGCGGATTTATGGCCTGGCGCCGCGTACCACTCACTCGATGGATATCAGCTCGGTCAAACCCAGAACCCTGCCCTATCAATGTGGCTGCGGTGTAGTAGAGCTTAGCATTCGCCGTCATAACAAGGTCGTGCGGGGCCAGGCTAAATATCAATGCCGCCGCTGCGGCCAACTGCTTAGCCCTCAGCCATCCTGA
- a CDS encoding endonuclease, translating to MLGNSVISLHLRPLVALPLLLAASSVLASPSHPSSFSEAKKRAKVIYSQTLPAVSFYCGCAIKMEGKKWQPDLASCGYQIRKQETRANRIEWEHIVPAWEFGHQLQCWQNGGRKNCSSKDKTFKRMEADLHNLVPAVGEVNGDRSNFRFSQWNAKPNQYGQCQMTVDFKGRKAEPPAQARGRIARTYLYMQQTYGLKIASSQLKLFKAWDKSYPVDTIECRRDQAIAASQGNHNPLVQKACNQSGLSGSAE from the coding sequence ATTTTAGGGAATAGCGTGATTTCATTGCACCTGCGGCCACTTGTGGCCCTGCCGCTGCTTTTGGCGGCCTCTTCTGTGCTGGCATCGCCCAGCCATCCAAGCAGTTTTTCCGAAGCCAAGAAACGCGCCAAGGTGATTTACAGTCAAACGCTGCCGGCAGTCAGTTTCTACTGTGGCTGCGCCATCAAAATGGAAGGCAAGAAATGGCAGCCGGATTTGGCAAGTTGCGGTTATCAGATTCGCAAACAAGAGACCCGTGCCAACCGCATCGAATGGGAGCACATAGTACCTGCCTGGGAGTTTGGCCATCAGTTACAGTGCTGGCAAAACGGCGGCCGTAAGAACTGCAGCAGCAAAGATAAGACCTTTAAGCGCATGGAGGCCGACCTGCACAATCTGGTGCCGGCCGTGGGAGAGGTCAATGGCGACAGATCCAACTTCAGGTTCAGTCAGTGGAACGCCAAGCCAAACCAATATGGCCAGTGTCAGATGACAGTCGACTTCAAGGGCCGCAAGGCAGAGCCACCGGCGCAGGCAAGAGGACGCATCGCCCGTACCTACCTCTATATGCAGCAGACCTATGGGCTCAAGATAGCCTCCAGCCAATTAAAGTTGTTCAAGGCGTGGGACAAAAGCTATCCAGTTGATACTATTGAGTGCCGGCGAGATCAGGCAATAGCCGCCTCTCAGGGCAATCACAACCCATTGGTGCAGAAAGCCTGCAACCAAAGCGGCCTCAGCGGCAGCGCAGAATAA
- the rsmE gene encoding 16S rRNA (uracil(1498)-N(3))-methyltransferase has protein sequence MRVPRIYHTGPITSGQVLSLDDDASAHVGRVLRMSSGEQISLFNGDGKDYPATIVSAGKKAVDVHVLSAMDNPSESPLDMHLGQVISRGDRMDFTLQKSVELGVNTITPLFSERCGVKLSGDRLEKKLQQWQKIVISACEQSGRSRVPEVRPVMELAAWCAEPTTALKLNLHPRAAHGINGLELPNNKVRLLIGPEGGLSEQEIAMTETQAFTEVLLGPRVLRTETAALTAITALQLRFGDLG, from the coding sequence ATGAGAGTGCCGAGAATTTATCACACAGGCCCGATAACCTCAGGCCAAGTTCTGTCATTGGATGATGACGCCAGCGCCCATGTCGGCCGAGTGCTGCGCATGAGCAGCGGCGAGCAGATAAGCCTGTTCAATGGTGACGGCAAAGACTATCCGGCCACTATCGTCAGCGCCGGAAAGAAAGCCGTGGATGTACACGTGCTGTCTGCCATGGACAATCCCTCTGAGTCCCCCCTGGATATGCACCTTGGGCAAGTGATCTCCCGCGGCGATCGCATGGACTTCACCTTACAAAAATCGGTAGAGTTGGGGGTTAACACCATCACGCCACTGTTTTCAGAGCGTTGCGGCGTTAAACTCAGCGGCGACAGGTTGGAAAAGAAACTGCAGCAGTGGCAAAAAATTGTTATCAGCGCCTGTGAGCAATCCGGCCGTAGCCGGGTCCCTGAAGTGAGACCGGTAATGGAGCTGGCAGCCTGGTGCGCCGAGCCGACAACGGCACTGAAACTCAATCTGCATCCCAGAGCCGCTCACGGCATCAATGGCCTTGAACTGCCAAACAACAAGGTGCGGCTCTTGATAGGTCCGGAAGGCGGCCTGTCGGAGCAGGAAATTGCCATGACAGAAACCCAGGCATTTACCGAAGTCCTGCTCGGCCCCAGAGTACTGCGCACCGAAACCGCGGCGCTAACCGCCATTACCGCATTGCAGCTCAGATTCGGCGACCTGGGCTAA
- the gshB gene encoding glutathione synthase, translating into MIKLGIVMDPIKDINIKKDSSFAMLLAAQSRGYELFYMEMQDLALLQGEAWAKMRPLKVREDPTDWYQLGEATDTPLKELDVILMRKDPPFDTEYIYATYMLERAEEAGVLIVNKPQSLRDANEKLFTAWFSQFTPTTLVSSDPQRLRAFHAQHGDVILKPLDGMGGTSIFRVKQDDPNLGVIIETLTDYGQNYAMAQVFIPEITKGDKRILVIDGEPVPYCLARIPKKGETRGNLAAGGSGVAQPLSESDWAIARALGPELKKRGLIFVGLDVIGDKLTEINVTSPTCIKEIEAAFDVNITGMLMNAIEQRLQQKQQG; encoded by the coding sequence ATGATCAAGCTCGGCATAGTGATGGACCCCATCAAGGATATCAACATCAAGAAAGACTCCAGCTTCGCCATGTTGTTGGCGGCGCAGTCCCGCGGCTATGAGCTCTTCTATATGGAGATGCAGGATCTGGCACTGCTGCAGGGTGAAGCCTGGGCCAAGATGCGGCCGCTCAAGGTTCGGGAAGATCCCACTGATTGGTACCAGTTGGGTGAAGCGACCGACACGCCGCTCAAGGAGCTGGATGTGATTCTGATGCGTAAGGACCCACCGTTCGATACCGAATATATCTACGCCACTTACATGCTGGAGCGCGCCGAAGAGGCCGGGGTATTGATAGTCAACAAGCCACAGAGCCTGCGTGATGCCAATGAAAAGCTGTTTACCGCCTGGTTCAGCCAATTTACCCCCACCACACTGGTCAGTAGCGACCCGCAGCGGTTACGCGCTTTCCATGCCCAGCATGGCGATGTGATCCTCAAGCCGCTTGACGGCATGGGCGGCACATCCATATTCAGGGTCAAGCAGGACGACCCCAACCTGGGGGTTATTATAGAAACCCTGACAGATTACGGCCAAAACTATGCCATGGCGCAGGTGTTTATTCCCGAGATCACCAAGGGTGACAAGCGTATTCTGGTCATCGACGGCGAACCTGTACCCTACTGTTTAGCGCGTATCCCCAAGAAGGGTGAAACCCGCGGTAACCTGGCGGCCGGTGGCAGCGGTGTTGCCCAGCCTCTGTCTGAAAGTGACTGGGCCATTGCCAGAGCCCTGGGCCCTGAGCTTAAAAAGCGTGGCCTGATCTTCGTCGGTCTGGATGTGATTGGGGATAAGCTCACCGAAATCAATGTCACCAGCCCAACTTGCATCAAAGAGATTGAAGCGGCTTTCGATGTCAATATCACCGGCATGCTGATGAATGCCATTGAGCAAAGACTGCAACAAAAACAACAAGGATGA
- a CDS encoding alkaline phosphatase, translated as MKLSQLTGALLGLSLLLPLAADANQLPNPAPSRPQNIVIMVGDGMGPAYTSAYRYFNDNPDTEEIEQTVFDRLLVGMASTYPARVSGYVTDSAAAATALATGVKSYNGAISVDPQKQPIPTIMEKAKQRGMSTGVAVTSQINHATPAAFLSHSESRKNYVELANKYLETDADVMLGGGQKYFDQELLAKFDAKGYQILQEFSALESIKQPKVMGLFAEVQLPWVLDDKDGHRLSTMTGKALELLSQNPNGFVLLVEGSLIDWAGHNNDIAAAMAEMDEFAHTMEVVEQFVRQNPNTLMVATADHNTGGLSIGSKGKYAWNPEVLKGLSASIDTLAAAALTAEDWQAPLAQGLGFELEPALLEQLTKARMQGKETLASAIKQEVDRRSNTGWTTGGHTGTDVQVFATGPGAELFIGNQDNTDIASKLISLLPKGQRAAQ; from the coding sequence ATGAAACTGAGCCAACTCACGGGCGCATTGCTGGGGCTGTCATTGCTGCTGCCACTGGCAGCCGATGCCAATCAGTTGCCCAATCCCGCCCCTTCCAGACCACAAAATATCGTGATCATGGTCGGTGATGGCATGGGGCCGGCTTATACCAGCGCCTACCGGTATTTCAATGACAACCCGGATACCGAAGAGATAGAACAGACGGTATTTGATCGCCTGTTGGTCGGTATGGCCAGTACCTACCCCGCCAGAGTCAGTGGCTATGTCACCGACTCCGCCGCCGCGGCAACTGCGCTGGCAACCGGAGTAAAAAGCTATAACGGCGCCATCTCGGTCGACCCCCAGAAGCAGCCGATCCCGACCATAATGGAAAAGGCCAAGCAGCGGGGCATGAGCACGGGAGTGGCGGTCACTTCCCAGATAAATCACGCCACGCCGGCGGCCTTTCTGTCTCACAGCGAAAGTCGCAAAAACTATGTCGAGCTGGCCAACAAGTATCTGGAGACGGATGCCGATGTGATGCTGGGGGGCGGCCAGAAATACTTCGATCAGGAGCTGCTGGCCAAGTTTGATGCCAAGGGCTATCAAATTTTGCAGGAGTTCAGCGCGCTTGAAAGCATCAAACAGCCCAAGGTAATGGGCCTGTTTGCCGAAGTGCAACTACCCTGGGTGCTGGACGACAAGGACGGCCATCGCCTCAGCACCATGACAGGCAAGGCACTGGAGCTCTTGTCACAAAACCCCAACGGCTTTGTGTTGCTGGTTGAAGGCAGCCTGATCGACTGGGCCGGTCACAACAACGACATCGCCGCCGCCATGGCGGAGATGGATGAATTTGCCCATACCATGGAAGTGGTCGAACAGTTCGTGCGCCAAAACCCCAATACCCTGATGGTGGCCACCGCAGATCACAATACCGGTGGTCTCTCCATCGGCAGCAAGGGCAAATATGCCTGGAACCCAGAGGTGCTCAAGGGGCTGTCTGCCAGTATTGATACCCTGGCCGCCGCAGCGTTGACCGCAGAAGACTGGCAAGCGCCGCTGGCTCAAGGCCTGGGTTTTGAGCTGGAACCCGCGTTGCTTGAACAATTGACCAAGGCCAGAATGCAAGGCAAAGAGACGCTGGCCAGCGCTATCAAACAGGAAGTGGATCGCCGCTCCAACACAGGCTGGACCACTGGCGGCCATACCGGCACAGATGTGCAGGTGTTTGCCACAGGCCCGGGCGCCGAACTGTTTATCGGCAACCAGGACAACACGGATATAGCCTCCAAACTGATAAGCTTACTGCCCAAGGGGCAAAGGGCTGCTCAGTAA